One Acutalibacter muris DNA window includes the following coding sequences:
- a CDS encoding GNAT family N-acetyltransferase, whose amino-acid sequence MVTLRLLEPSDAPLLLRWLKDPRVLEYWEGSHEVFTPGRIREEFYEDADPTTRCIVQYGGRDIGYLQFYPLDSEGFTEYGYDRRDLKTFGIDQFIGEPELWGKGIGRRFIKLICGYLREARGAQAVVLDPHADNPRAIRCYEACGFKKVKLLPAHELHDGKRVDCWLMALEFPDFGT is encoded by the coding sequence ATGGTCACCCTGCGCTTATTAGAGCCGTCCGACGCGCCCCTGCTCCTTCGCTGGCTTAAAGACCCCCGTGTGCTGGAATACTGGGAGGGCTCCCACGAGGTATTCACCCCCGGGCGCATACGGGAGGAGTTCTACGAGGACGCCGACCCCACCACCCGGTGCATAGTACAATACGGCGGGCGGGATATAGGCTATCTCCAGTTCTACCCCTTAGACAGCGAGGGCTTTACCGAGTACGGCTATGACCGCCGGGACCTTAAGACCTTCGGCATAGACCAGTTCATCGGCGAGCCGGAGCTCTGGGGAAAGGGCATAGGCCGCCGGTTTATTAAGCTTATCTGCGGCTACCTAAGGGAGGCCCGCGGCGCACAGGCCGTCGTCCTTGACCCCCACGCCGATAACCCCCGGGCCATACGCTGCTATGAGGCCTGCGGGTTTAAAAAAGTGAAGCTGCTGCCCGCCCACGAACTGCACGACGGCAAAAGGGTGGACTGCTGGCTTATGGCCCTGGAGTTTCCGGATTTTGGGACTTAG
- a CDS encoding SDR family NAD(P)-dependent oxidoreductase: MVTAVITGASGGLGREYINAVIAEYPSVDAFWLIARRKELLKEIAGEHPDKTIAAISLDLSEEESLDIFEQLLKENTPEIKVLINNAGFGKCEDFFSSNRRAQTDMVDLNCRALMGMTRLCLPYMLDDSLIINVSSIAAFAPTPRMSVYAATKSFVLSLSKALHDELRPRGIKVLAVCPGPMDTEFWRVANVPEGRSRLIDKLPRVSAPEVAARSLKAAKRGKLVYTNSFFYKLYRLIGKLLPHGFLMQFTEI; encoded by the coding sequence ATGGTAACAGCAGTGATAACCGGGGCCTCCGGCGGCCTTGGGAGGGAGTATATAAACGCGGTGATCGCGGAGTATCCCAGCGTGGACGCGTTCTGGCTCATAGCACGGCGCAAGGAGCTTTTAAAGGAGATTGCCGGGGAGCACCCGGACAAGACCATCGCCGCCATCTCCCTGGACCTCTCAGAGGAGGAGAGCCTGGACATCTTCGAGCAGCTTCTTAAAGAGAATACCCCGGAGATAAAGGTGCTTATAAACAACGCGGGTTTTGGCAAGTGTGAGGACTTCTTCTCCTCCAACCGCCGGGCCCAGACGGACATGGTGGACCTTAACTGCCGGGCCCTTATGGGGATGACCCGTCTTTGCCTGCCCTATATGCTGGACGACAGCCTTATCATAAACGTCTCCTCCATCGCGGCCTTTGCCCCCACCCCCCGTATGTCCGTCTATGCCGCCACAAAGTCCTTCGTGCTCTCCCTGTCAAAGGCCCTGCATGACGAGCTGCGGCCCCGGGGCATAAAGGTGCTGGCCGTGTGCCCGGGCCCAATGGACACCGAGTTCTGGAGGGTGGCAAACGTCCCCGAGGGCCGCTCACGGCTTATAGACAAGCTGCCCCGGGTCAGCGCCCCGGAGGTGGCCGCCCGCTCCCTAAAGGCCGCAAAGCGCGGCAAGCTGGTCTATACCAACAGCTTCTTCTATAAGCTCTACCGCCTCATAGGAAAGCTTTTGCCCCACGGCTTTCTTATGCAGTTTACGGAAATATAA
- a CDS encoding YcxB family protein: protein MKKTMCFIAALLLIAALPIGAQAEAWTGVDFTLEAPENLYQLGPSLEETDPAWALAGIGDAAGKLEEYREMGVLVNFLSEDGATDISVMRKESEEGQRIFDLRLMEEGDKAKFLDGLAKAGDENVTIDKGWFENKAGLLFYRIKIDVAGEQEMHELIYGTIMNGYSLNLDIHTIDAAMTPEQEELVRQMADSMVFTNILEKPPEDYSKAVNTLLLMVLMLAAVAGPLIYVPIKSKRDKKKKAKLAEQLSEFHKVNGRDTAHGEAAFINETDCTREAIRRFSFYQAYVKNVGEVVFGALLCVVTVCAAFLIDSVWWIKLAAVAVTVYYAYKLIGMQGAVEKIQIKVHSQGTSQTAHYTFYPDVFRVSGIQSANVVPYFQIMDVRKCGQYLYLYYGPDNAYLVDTYGFKLGESGEFEKFIRGKMQKQ from the coding sequence TTGAAAAAAACCATGTGTTTTATAGCGGCCCTGCTTCTCATAGCGGCCCTGCCCATAGGGGCGCAGGCCGAGGCCTGGACCGGGGTGGACTTTACCCTCGAGGCCCCGGAGAACCTTTACCAGCTGGGGCCGAGCCTTGAGGAGACCGACCCCGCCTGGGCCCTGGCCGGAATCGGGGACGCGGCGGGCAAGCTGGAGGAGTACAGGGAAATGGGGGTGCTGGTGAACTTCCTTTCAGAGGACGGCGCCACGGATATCTCCGTCATGAGGAAGGAGTCCGAGGAGGGCCAGCGGATATTCGACCTGCGGCTTATGGAGGAGGGCGACAAGGCCAAGTTTCTGGACGGCCTTGCCAAGGCCGGGGACGAGAACGTGACCATAGACAAGGGCTGGTTTGAGAATAAGGCGGGGCTTTTATTCTATCGGATAAAGATAGACGTGGCCGGAGAGCAGGAGATGCACGAGCTCATATACGGCACCATCATGAACGGCTACTCGCTGAACCTTGACATACACACCATAGACGCGGCCATGACCCCGGAGCAGGAGGAGCTGGTGCGGCAGATGGCCGACTCCATGGTGTTCACCAACATTTTGGAGAAGCCGCCGGAGGACTACAGCAAGGCCGTCAACACTCTGCTTTTGATGGTGCTGATGCTGGCGGCGGTGGCCGGGCCTCTTATCTATGTGCCTATCAAGAGCAAGCGGGACAAGAAGAAAAAGGCGAAGCTTGCCGAGCAGCTCTCGGAGTTCCACAAGGTAAACGGCAGGGATACCGCCCACGGCGAGGCCGCCTTTATCAACGAAACCGACTGCACCAGGGAGGCAATACGGCGCTTCAGCTTCTATCAAGCCTATGTGAAGAATGTGGGCGAGGTGGTCTTCGGGGCGCTGCTGTGCGTGGTGACCGTCTGCGCCGCGTTCCTGATAGACTCGGTCTGGTGGATAAAGCTGGCGGCGGTGGCCGTGACGGTGTACTATGCCTATAAACTCATAGGTATGCAGGGGGCCGTTGAGAAGATACAGATAAAGGTCCACAGCCAGGGCACCAGCCAGACTGCCCACTATACCTTCTATCCCGACGTGTTCCGGGTGTCGGGGATACAGTCCGCCAACGTGGTGCCCTATTTCCAGATAATGGACGTCAGAAAATGCGGCCAGTACCTCTATCTGTACTATGGCCCCGACAACGCCTACCTGGTGGACACTTACGGCTTCAAGCTGGGCGAGAGCGGGGAATTTGAAAAGTTTATCCGGGGAAAGATGCAGAAGCAATAA
- a CDS encoding 5'-methylthioadenosine/adenosylhomocysteine nucleosidase, whose protein sequence is MEKKSPIGIIGAMEVEVNSIIAKLSGEESDSIAGLLFHRGELEGVPVVVAECGPGKVNSAVCAQIMILKYSPRLIINTGVAGGVGVKIGDLVAAECCVQHDFDTTAMGDPLGTLFLRRGGDSEDILKLPCDSGAREVLLEEARSIYGGAHAGVIATGDIFVADKEKNRWLGEKFGARAVEMEGGSIAQVCYMNKVPCAVLRAISDSANDDSPVDFPSFAKETAEKSAELLIRAVRKL, encoded by the coding sequence ATGGAGAAAAAATCACCCATCGGCATTATAGGAGCAATGGAGGTGGAGGTCAACAGCATAATAGCAAAGCTGAGCGGGGAGGAGAGCGATTCTATAGCGGGGCTGCTGTTCCACAGAGGTGAGCTTGAGGGCGTCCCGGTGGTGGTGGCCGAGTGCGGGCCCGGAAAGGTAAACTCGGCAGTCTGCGCCCAGATAATGATACTGAAGTATAGCCCAAGGCTCATAATAAACACCGGGGTGGCAGGGGGCGTGGGCGTGAAGATAGGAGATCTGGTGGCCGCCGAGTGCTGCGTGCAGCATGACTTTGACACTACCGCCATGGGTGACCCTCTGGGTACGCTGTTCCTCCGGCGGGGCGGTGACAGCGAGGATATCCTTAAGCTGCCCTGCGACAGCGGGGCCAGGGAGGTGCTCCTTGAGGAGGCCCGGAGCATATACGGCGGGGCCCATGCCGGCGTTATCGCCACAGGGGATATTTTCGTGGCGGACAAGGAGAAGAACCGCTGGCTGGGGGAGAAGTTCGGAGCCAGGGCCGTGGAGATGGAGGGCGGCAGTATTGCCCAGGTGTGTTATATGAACAAGGTCCCCTGCGCGGTGCTGAGGGCCATCTCCGACAGCGCCAACGATGACTCGCCGGTAGACTTTCCCTCCTTTGCCAAGGAGACGGCTGAGAAGAGCGCGGAGCTCCTTATAAGAGCGGTGCGGAAGCTCTGA
- a CDS encoding TetR/AcrR family transcriptional regulator, whose translation MDTKEKIVWEALKLFSTRGYGAVSVRDIAAAVGIRESSLYNHFPNKRAIFDGIVDICWAKAEEYYHSHGLPFSSKDDLSVFQGGGQELEETVLEVFRFFFEDPWNTRFRRLLTVCQFDDSRSGELYRRLYCQYPVEVQEKIFTGLMERGIFRTGDPRVLAEQFYGGVFLLLSAGESWEEVRPKITAQVRQFIGDHKTYK comes from the coding sequence ATGGATACCAAAGAAAAAATCGTATGGGAGGCCCTGAAGCTATTCTCCACCCGGGGCTATGGGGCAGTGTCCGTACGGGACATCGCCGCCGCAGTGGGTATCAGGGAGAGCTCGCTATACAACCATTTTCCCAATAAGCGCGCGATATTCGACGGTATTGTGGATATCTGCTGGGCTAAAGCGGAAGAATACTATCATTCTCACGGACTTCCCTTTTCAAGCAAAGATGACCTGTCCGTGTTCCAAGGTGGCGGCCAGGAGCTGGAGGAGACCGTGCTGGAGGTGTTTCGGTTCTTCTTTGAGGATCCGTGGAACACACGGTTTAGAAGGCTGCTCACCGTCTGCCAGTTCGACGACAGCCGCTCCGGCGAGCTTTATAGGCGGCTTTACTGCCAGTATCCTGTGGAGGTCCAGGAAAAAATATTCACCGGTCTCATGGAAAGGGGCATTTTCAGGACCGGGGACCCTAGGGTGCTGGCGGAGCAGTTCTATGGCGGGGTATTCCTGCTGCTTTCGGCCGGGGAGAGCTGGGAGGAGGTCCGACCTAAAATCACTGCCCAGGTGCGGCAGTTTATAGGAGACCATAAAACCTATAAATAA
- a CDS encoding flavodoxin domain-containing protein, producing MNTIIIYRSKTGFTKKYALWLKEDLACDCVPYEERGTVDFEKYQTIAFGSGCYIGKINKLSWLKKQLPRLRGKKIAVFFTGAMEPDAPDVRRLERENFTPGELERIRPFYLQGGLNYAAMNPIDRFLMAGFHKMLRAHADSAKERVMLQNLQESFDKTDRESLRPLEEYLKQ from the coding sequence ATGAACACAATAATTATTTACAGATCAAAAACAGGCTTCACTAAAAAGTACGCCTTATGGCTGAAGGAGGACCTTGCCTGTGACTGTGTGCCCTATGAGGAGAGGGGAACAGTAGACTTCGAGAAGTACCAGACTATAGCTTTCGGCAGCGGATGCTACATCGGAAAGATAAATAAGCTTTCATGGCTGAAAAAGCAGCTGCCAAGGCTTCGGGGAAAGAAAATAGCGGTGTTTTTCACCGGGGCTATGGAGCCCGACGCCCCGGACGTGCGGCGTTTGGAGCGAGAGAACTTCACCCCGGGAGAGCTGGAGCGCATAAGGCCCTTTTACCTCCAGGGCGGGCTGAACTATGCCGCCATGAACCCCATAGACAGGTTCCTGATGGCGGGCTTCCACAAAATGCTCAGGGCCCACGCGGACTCGGCGAAAGAAAGGGTCATGCTCCAGAACCTCCAGGAGTCCTTTGACAAGACCGACAGGGAGAGCCTGAGGCCTCTTGAGGAGTATTTAAAACAGTAA
- the lexA gene encoding transcriptional repressor LexA: MDGLTKSQQKVYDYLVKTMPGGVPPTVREICNATGLRSTSTVHAHLKTLERLGYITRDAGLNRSIRIEGAEPAAQVPILGRVTAGMPILAIEDIEGYVPFPQKSGKELFALHVVGLSMRDAGILDGDYVIVERTPTADDGEIVVAMIDDEATVKRLYREPGGVRLQPENPDFEPIYSDHVSLLGRVIAVLRYY, translated from the coding sequence ATGGACGGCTTAACGAAAAGCCAGCAAAAGGTGTACGACTATCTCGTTAAAACCATGCCCGGCGGGGTCCCGCCCACGGTCCGGGAGATATGCAACGCCACGGGCCTTCGCTCCACCTCCACGGTGCACGCCCACCTAAAGACCCTGGAGCGCCTGGGCTATATCACCCGGGACGCCGGGCTCAACCGCTCCATTCGTATCGAGGGGGCGGAGCCTGCCGCCCAGGTGCCCATCCTGGGCCGGGTCACGGCGGGTATGCCCATACTGGCTATAGAGGACATAGAGGGCTATGTGCCCTTCCCCCAGAAGAGCGGTAAGGAACTGTTCGCCCTGCACGTGGTGGGGCTCAGTATGCGGGACGCGGGGATCCTTGACGGCGATTACGTCATAGTGGAGCGCACCCCCACGGCAGATGACGGGGAGATAGTTGTGGCCATGATAGACGACGAGGCCACTGTAAAGCGCCTGTACCGGGAGCCGGGCGGTGTGCGCCTGCAGCCCGAGAACCCGGACTTTGAGCCCATCTACTCCGACCATGTGTCCCTTTTGGGCAGGGTCATAGCGGTGCTGCGGTACTATTAA
- a CDS encoding M23 family metallopeptidase, whose amino-acid sequence MNGKRFSENKARRNGFYLALAVCLVAVGIAAWSTFDAVQGYISATEELESSSASSRSDDPQAQKSPAPSPQPSAGAAKPSAAPTATPKPKPTYVPKPSDPPAAESPEPADTEPEEPQVPANAPMYEISGEMICPVSGETIQKAYSAGAPVYSETMKDWRVHAGADFGAQSGEQVLACGNGIVKETYTDSMLGNVVVIEHGDYIFSYCGLGENFLVKPDDVVTMGQAIGTVTAVPGESADQPHLHLEVRKDSAYLDPQSVIEGKD is encoded by the coding sequence ATGAACGGCAAACGCTTTTCGGAAAATAAGGCAAGGCGCAACGGCTTCTACCTGGCGCTGGCTGTGTGCCTGGTGGCGGTGGGCATAGCGGCCTGGAGCACCTTTGACGCGGTGCAGGGCTACATCTCCGCCACAGAGGAGCTGGAGAGCAGCAGTGCTTCCAGCAGGAGCGACGACCCCCAGGCACAGAAGTCACCGGCTCCAAGTCCACAGCCCTCCGCGGGGGCGGCAAAGCCCTCTGCGGCGCCTACAGCCACGCCCAAGCCAAAGCCCACCTATGTGCCAAAACCCAGCGACCCTCCGGCAGCGGAGAGCCCTGAGCCCGCAGATACTGAACCCGAGGAGCCCCAGGTCCCGGCAAACGCCCCTATGTATGAGATAAGCGGCGAAATGATCTGCCCTGTGAGCGGCGAGACCATACAGAAGGCCTACAGCGCCGGGGCCCCGGTGTACTCCGAGACCATGAAGGACTGGCGCGTACACGCGGGCGCGGACTTTGGGGCCCAGAGCGGCGAGCAGGTGCTGGCCTGCGGCAACGGCATTGTAAAGGAGACCTACACCGACAGTATGCTGGGTAATGTGGTGGTCATTGAGCACGGGGACTATATTTTCTCCTACTGCGGCCTTGGGGAAAACTTCCTTGTGAAGCCTGACGACGTTGTGACCATGGGACAGGCCATAGGCACGGTGACCGCCGTGCCCGGCGAGTCGGCGGACCAGCCCCACCTGCACCTGGAGGTCAGGAAGGATTCGGCCTATCTGGACCCACAGTCGGTTATTGAGGGCAAGGACTGA
- a CDS encoding diguanylate cyclase produces the protein MEKIMIIDDSPVQAAHLKNILESDYQITTVQEPQMGLSYAREQDFSLILLDVVMPGMDGFVLLKKLQEEVATRHIPVILITALSDIENEQRGLTLGAVDYIYKPFHPMIVKARVNTHIKLYQYRKQVEYQSMTDQLTGIANRRRYERVSEQKWQEAIRLRVPFSICMMDIDHFKKYNDTFGHPAGDTVITAVSATAGRYLRRNTDFLARYGGEEFVVFMMGDSSRQAFEQMCRVRRAVEELHIPHSGSVSEWVTISAGGTTVLPKRGDSFDTFLKIADTMLYDAKRFGRNRVVWNDENMRQFSE, from the coding sequence TTGGAAAAGATAATGATAATCGATGACAGCCCGGTGCAGGCCGCGCATCTGAAGAACATACTGGAGAGCGACTATCAGATCACCACAGTACAGGAACCACAGATGGGGCTTAGCTACGCCAGGGAGCAGGACTTTTCGCTCATACTGCTGGATGTGGTCATGCCCGGCATGGACGGCTTCGTGCTGCTGAAAAAGCTCCAGGAGGAGGTTGCCACCAGGCATATCCCGGTAATACTCATAACCGCGCTCTCAGATATCGAGAACGAGCAGCGGGGCCTGACCCTGGGGGCAGTGGACTATATATATAAGCCTTTCCACCCGATGATAGTTAAGGCCAGGGTAAACACCCACATAAAGCTCTATCAGTACCGCAAGCAGGTGGAGTACCAGTCCATGACCGACCAGCTCACGGGCATAGCCAATAGGCGGCGGTATGAGCGCGTCAGCGAACAGAAATGGCAGGAGGCCATCAGGCTCCGGGTGCCCTTTTCCATCTGCATGATGGATATAGACCACTTTAAAAAGTACAACGATACCTTTGGCCATCCGGCCGGCGATACGGTGATCACCGCCGTGTCCGCCACGGCGGGCAGGTATCTCCGCAGGAACACGGACTTCCTTGCCAGGTATGGCGGTGAGGAGTTTGTGGTGTTTATGATGGGGGACAGCTCCAGACAAGCTTTCGAGCAGATGTGCCGCGTGCGTCGGGCTGTGGAGGAGCTGCATATACCCCACTCAGGTTCGGTTTCAGAGTGGGTTACCATCAGTGCGGGCGGGACAACCGTACTGCCGAAACGGGGAGATTCCTTTGACACCTTTTTAAAGATAGCGGACACCATGCTGTATGACGCCAAGCGGTTCGGACGCAACCGGGTGGTTTGGAATGACGAGAATATGCGGCAATTTTCCGAATGA
- a CDS encoding divergent PAP2 family protein, translating to MDLSFLVSNPLINVAVISWAAAQLLKALIDAIKHKQFDRHRLAGAGGMPSSHSALTCSVLLTSYYLYGFNSPVFALSFILAMIVMYDATGVRWAAGLHAKAINHIVEFLEKEDDPEGKRALGELIPKLNESLGHRIREAVCGAALGFLIAIIAHLARQGGTRLF from the coding sequence ATGGACCTCTCTTTTCTCGTTTCCAATCCCCTTATAAACGTCGCCGTCATCTCCTGGGCTGCGGCCCAGCTCTTGAAGGCTTTGATAGACGCCATAAAACACAAGCAGTTCGACCGGCACCGCCTTGCCGGGGCAGGGGGAATGCCCAGCTCACACTCGGCGCTAACCTGCTCGGTACTGCTGACCTCGTACTATCTGTACGGCTTCAACTCCCCCGTCTTCGCCCTTTCCTTCATACTGGCGATGATAGTCATGTATGACGCCACAGGCGTGCGCTGGGCGGCGGGGCTCCATGCCAAGGCCATAAACCACATAGTGGAATTTCTTGAGAAGGAGGACGATCCCGAGGGCAAGCGGGCTCTGGGGGAGCTGATACCCAAGCTCAACGAGTCCCTTGGGCACCGTATCAGGGAGGCTGTCTGCGGGGCGGCCCTTGGCTTCCTGATAGCCATAATCGCCCACCTCGCCCGTCAGGGCGGCACCCGCCTGTTCTAA
- a CDS encoding epoxyqueuosine reductase QueH has translation MTNKRNYAKELERLIEGLGGRTPTLLLHACCAPCSSASLEYLAKHFSISLLYYNPNISPIEEYEKRLYELRRLVRELSVEHTVSLVPCEYRGEDFVRMARGLEGEAEGGRRCRACYRLRLEEAARAAKERGLEYFTTTLTISPLKNAAAINRIGEELAEKYGVKHLPSDFKKKDGYKRSIELSKEYGLYRQDYCGCVYSKRERDRRNKERTDKLAGNP, from the coding sequence ATGACAAATAAAAGGAACTACGCAAAGGAGTTGGAAAGACTGATAGAGGGGCTGGGCGGCAGGACCCCTACCCTGCTTCTGCACGCCTGCTGCGCGCCCTGCTCCAGCGCTTCGCTGGAATATCTCGCAAAGCATTTTTCAATAAGCTTACTTTATTATAACCCGAATATCTCGCCTATAGAGGAGTATGAAAAGCGGCTTTATGAGCTGCGGCGGCTGGTTCGGGAGCTGTCTGTAGAGCATACTGTCAGCCTTGTCCCCTGCGAATACCGGGGGGAGGATTTTGTGCGTATGGCAAGGGGCCTGGAGGGCGAGGCCGAGGGTGGCAGGAGATGCAGGGCCTGCTATAGGCTGCGGCTGGAGGAGGCCGCCCGGGCCGCTAAAGAGCGCGGCCTTGAATACTTTACCACCACTCTGACCATAAGCCCGCTGAAGAACGCCGCGGCCATCAACAGGATAGGCGAGGAGCTGGCCGAAAAGTACGGGGTAAAGCACCTGCCCTCAGATTTTAAAAAGAAGGACGGCTATAAACGCTCCATTGAGCTGTCGAAGGAGTACGGGCTGTACAGGCAGGACTATTGCGGGTGTGTGTACTCCAAAAGGGAGCGGGACAGAAGAAATAAGGAGAGGACTGATAAGCTTGCCGGTAATCCATAA
- a CDS encoding amidohydrolase family protein, giving the protein MPVIHKGAEYRAADAHAHIYHEKIAEKATASVGAFYDLNMDNVGLPAVLLEQGEGAGIDRFAVCSVATKVEQVRSINGFIEGECKKHPEFVGLAAWHQDIEDIEGEMDDIERRGLRGIKLHPDFQEFQIDDPKLMPFYRAAHRRGLPILFHTGDKRKDFSSPRRLARLLDRLPELCCIAAHLGGYTEWEAARECLKAPNVYVDTSSSIAFIGRDEALKSIYRFGIDRVMFGTDFPMWRASEELERFFGLGLSESENRAILYGNFARLYKLDKDG; this is encoded by the coding sequence TTGCCGGTAATCCATAAGGGCGCAGAGTACCGGGCGGCCGACGCCCACGCCCATATCTACCATGAGAAGATAGCCGAGAAGGCGACCGCGTCGGTGGGGGCCTTCTACGATTTAAATATGGACAATGTAGGCCTGCCCGCCGTACTTCTGGAGCAGGGGGAGGGGGCCGGCATAGACAGGTTCGCCGTCTGCTCGGTGGCCACGAAGGTGGAGCAGGTACGCTCTATAAACGGCTTTATCGAGGGCGAATGTAAAAAGCACCCGGAGTTCGTGGGCCTTGCCGCCTGGCACCAGGATATAGAGGACATAGAGGGGGAGATGGACGACATAGAGCGCCGGGGGCTCCGGGGCATAAAGCTGCACCCGGACTTCCAGGAGTTTCAGATAGACGACCCGAAGCTTATGCCCTTCTACCGCGCCGCCCACAGGCGGGGCCTGCCCATACTGTTCCATACCGGGGACAAGCGCAAGGACTTCTCCTCGCCCAGGCGGCTTGCAAGGCTGCTGGACAGACTGCCGGAGCTCTGCTGTATCGCGGCACACCTGGGGGGCTATACCGAGTGGGAGGCGGCCAGGGAGTGCCTGAAAGCACCCAACGTATATGTGGACACCTCCAGCTCCATAGCCTTTATAGGCCGTGATGAAGCTCTTAAGAGCATATACCGCTTTGGTATAGACAGGGTCATGTTCGGCACGGACTTCCCCATGTGGAGGGCCTCGGAGGAGCTTGAACGCTTCTTCGGGCTGGGTCTCTCAGAAAGCGAGAACAGGGCCATATTGTACGGCAATTTTGCCCGGCTCTATAAGCTTGATAAAGATGGATGA
- a CDS encoding LysM peptidoglycan-binding domain-containing protein, protein MVIYTVQPGDTLYQISQRFGVSPQRAIIDNSISDPRALPPGQGLLLLTPAVTYTVRQGDTLSSIAGRYGVTVQVLLQNNPQLALLPTLHVGQEVVIHFTAGKRRRVTVNGYAYDYISTDILRRALPYLTYLTIFGYGFTPEGRLLTPDDQPLIALAREYGAVPVMLLSSITEDGNFNSQRASQLFNDRALQDRVLLNILAVMDQKGYEGLDVDFEFIEPQDSAAYLSFLENAAGKLHGAGHFLHVDLAPKASDAQQGLLYESHNYRALGEIADSVLLMTYEWGYTYGPPMAVAPLNQMRRVVEYGASVIDPAKIQMGLPNYGYDWILPFERGVTRATAIGNEYAIDIARRQGAFIQFDSTAQSPYFNYYRDGLSHVVWFEDVRSIEQKYNLMDEFSLVGGGYWNLMRPFQQNWSFVAARYNILKL, encoded by the coding sequence ATGGTCATATACACCGTTCAGCCCGGCGATACCCTCTATCAGATCTCCCAGCGCTTTGGGGTCTCCCCCCAGCGTGCCATTATCGACAACTCCATCTCCGACCCCAGGGCCCTGCCCCCGGGCCAGGGCCTTTTACTGCTGACCCCGGCGGTCACCTACACGGTAAGGCAGGGGGACACCCTCTCGTCCATAGCCGGCCGATACGGCGTGACGGTCCAGGTTCTGCTGCAAAACAACCCCCAGCTGGCCCTCCTGCCCACCCTTCACGTGGGGCAGGAGGTGGTCATACACTTCACAGCCGGCAAGCGCCGCCGTGTCACTGTCAACGGCTACGCCTATGACTATATAAGCACGGACATACTGCGCCGGGCTCTGCCGTACCTTACATACCTTACCATCTTCGGCTACGGCTTCACCCCCGAGGGCCGGCTGCTCACTCCAGACGACCAGCCCTTGATAGCACTGGCCCGGGAGTATGGGGCGGTCCCGGTGATGCTTCTCTCCTCCATAACCGAGGACGGCAACTTCAACTCCCAGCGGGCCAGCCAGCTCTTTAACGACAGGGCACTCCAGGACCGGGTGCTTTTGAATATTCTTGCCGTCATGGACCAGAAGGGCTATGAGGGGCTTGACGTCGACTTCGAGTTCATAGAGCCCCAGGACAGCGCCGCCTATCTGAGCTTTCTTGAGAACGCCGCCGGAAAGCTGCACGGCGCCGGACATTTTCTGCACGTGGACCTGGCTCCCAAGGCCTCCGACGCCCAGCAAGGGCTGCTGTATGAGTCCCACAACTATAGAGCCCTCGGGGAGATTGCCGACTCCGTCCTGCTGATGACCTATGAGTGGGGCTATACCTACGGCCCGCCCATGGCTGTGGCCCCCTTAAACCAGATGCGCCGGGTGGTGGAGTACGGCGCTTCGGTCATAGACCCCGCCAAGATACAGATGGGTCTGCCCAACTACGGCTACGACTGGATACTTCCCTTTGAACGGGGGGTGACCCGGGCCACAGCCATAGGCAACGAGTACGCCATAGATATCGCCCGCAGGCAGGGGGCCTTTATACAGTTCGACTCCACTGCCCAATCGCCGTATTTCAACTACTACCGTGACGGCCTCTCCCACGTGGTCTGGTTCGAGGATGTGCGCAGTATAGAGCAGAAGTATAACCTGATGGACGAATTCAGCCTTGTGGGCGGCGGCTACTGGAACCTTATGCGCCCCTTCCAGCAGAACTGGTCCTTCGTGGCGGCGCGGTACAATATCCTCAAGCTCTGA